The Tumebacillus amylolyticus genome window below encodes:
- a CDS encoding aldo/keto reductase: protein MITQQFGRTGWEVPLLSFGAQRIVDEHNCTEEQGIQIVRAAIERGITYFDTAPSYSDGQSEYRLGLALTEGRRENVRIATKTHDRTRDGSLKLLEGSLKRLQTDHVDEWRLHNVVTLEELDAIFAKGGAIQALQEMQEQGVVKKLSISGHTNPQVLVEALRRFDFDSSLVALSALDHHIYSFAHEFLPLAREKGVAVIGMKVMALGKLAPWYEKALRYTLSLPISTTIVGMETMEQLEQNLSVAENFTPMEEWERLEFWKEILHLAVPETLPWKAETWGADQWYKRNA, encoded by the coding sequence ATGATCACACAGCAATTCGGACGAACAGGTTGGGAAGTTCCGCTGTTGAGTTTCGGTGCGCAACGCATCGTGGACGAGCACAACTGCACGGAGGAGCAAGGCATTCAGATCGTGCGGGCGGCGATTGAGCGGGGCATTACGTATTTTGATACGGCACCGAGTTATTCGGACGGTCAATCGGAGTATCGGTTGGGATTGGCGTTGACGGAGGGTCGTCGTGAGAACGTGCGAATTGCGACCAAGACCCATGATCGGACGCGAGACGGTTCGCTGAAACTGCTGGAGGGAAGTTTGAAGCGGCTTCAGACCGACCATGTAGACGAGTGGCGATTACACAACGTCGTGACGCTGGAGGAATTGGACGCCATCTTCGCCAAGGGCGGTGCGATCCAAGCGTTGCAAGAGATGCAGGAGCAGGGCGTGGTGAAAAAGCTCTCGATCAGCGGTCATACGAACCCGCAGGTTTTGGTGGAAGCGTTGCGGCGGTTTGACTTTGACTCTTCGTTGGTGGCGTTGTCGGCGCTCGATCATCACATCTACTCGTTTGCTCATGAGTTCCTGCCGTTGGCGCGGGAGAAGGGCGTGGCGGTGATCGGGATGAAAGTCATGGCGCTTGGCAAACTCGCTCCGTGGTATGAAAAAGCGCTGCGCTACACGCTCTCGCTCCCGATCTCCACGACCATCGTCGGCATGGAAACGATGGAGCAACTGGAGCAGAACCTCTCCGTCGCCGAGAACTTCACGCCGATGGAAGAGTGGGAGCGTCTCGAATTTTGGAAGGAAATCCTGCACCTCGCAGTTCCCGAGACGCTCCCGTGGAAGGCCGAGACGTGGGGAGCCGATCAGTGGTACAAACGCAACGCGTAG
- a CDS encoding DUF4397 domain-containing protein, translating into MKERNQAVTHEVAVEVSKLVTLVQESQENQQAFLTEAYRLLQAQAQEVEDLRGRVLSTEAILAKLDEIGKFIVNLSKYITINVSKVEEQPTGDGMAPGTPELQQGSHTMPTPEPQVVPASEGVPGVDIPISEGMPAEDIPISENVGEEAVPVVKPIAHAPKARVRFLHASPDAGHVDIYINGKKYATDVAFHGITPYLPIDAGRHRIQAFPAGKAAGALIDTTAQLHPDGHYTVAVSGFLRNLRSVVIDDHQRGGKPGFARVKVVHLSPNAPAVDVTLPHGKVLIGHLIFKQKSPYFQVSPGTRQLELRAAGKHETLLRIPPIKVDPNVTYTLYILGTTNHLTPLFIPEA; encoded by the coding sequence TTGAAGGAACGAAATCAGGCTGTCACTCACGAGGTGGCTGTCGAAGTGTCAAAGTTGGTCACGTTGGTGCAGGAGAGTCAAGAGAACCAACAGGCGTTTCTCACCGAAGCGTACCGTCTGCTGCAAGCGCAAGCCCAAGAGGTGGAAGACCTGCGCGGCCGCGTGCTCTCGACGGAAGCAATCCTCGCCAAGTTGGATGAGATCGGAAAGTTTATCGTCAACCTCTCGAAGTACATCACCATCAACGTCTCGAAAGTGGAGGAACAACCGACCGGCGACGGGATGGCGCCCGGCACGCCGGAGTTGCAACAGGGATCGCACACGATGCCCACGCCAGAACCGCAAGTGGTTCCCGCGTCGGAGGGAGTTCCGGGCGTCGACATCCCGATTTCGGAAGGCATGCCTGCCGAGGACATCCCGATCTCCGAAAACGTGGGCGAAGAAGCGGTGCCGGTCGTCAAGCCGATCGCCCATGCGCCGAAAGCGCGTGTTCGCTTCTTGCACGCCTCTCCGGATGCAGGGCACGTAGACATCTACATCAACGGGAAAAAATACGCAACCGACGTCGCGTTCCACGGAATTACCCCGTACCTGCCGATTGACGCGGGTCGTCATCGCATTCAAGCCTTCCCGGCAGGCAAAGCGGCCGGTGCGCTCATCGACACCACGGCGCAGTTGCATCCCGACGGTCACTATACGGTCGCCGTCTCCGGCTTCCTGCGCAACTTGCGCTCGGTGGTGATCGATGACCATCAAAGAGGCGGCAAACCCGGTTTCGCCCGCGTCAAAGTCGTTCATCTCTCGCCGAATGCGCCGGCGGTGGACGTGACGTTGCCGCATGGCAAAGTGTTGATCGGGCACTTGATCTTCAAACAAAAGTCGCCCTACTTCCAAGTCAGCCCCGGCACTCGTCAGCTTGAACTGCGCGCGGCCGGCAAGCATGAAACGCTCTTGCGCATCCCGCCGATCAAGGTCGACCCGAACGTCACCTATACTCTCTACATCCTCGGAACCACGAACCATCTCACCCCGCTGTTTATCCCGGAGGCATGA